One Helianthus annuus cultivar XRQ/B chromosome 7, HanXRQr2.0-SUNRISE, whole genome shotgun sequence genomic region harbors:
- the LOC110866627 gene encoding uncharacterized protein LOC110866627: protein MEEVLLLKEEMEGIDAIRDNCDLSEEELWVWDETRRRLKELQDLLDKDIQQKARCKWAADGDDNTKFFHGLINKRKASNSIPGLTINGYWETRPSKVKKEVFRFFKEKYVEDMPSRPKLRGYNLKRLSEDEAASLVAPFSDTEVKQALFGCGSDKAPGPDGNISRGVGSSFITLIPKSSTPSGLGDYRPITLIGVTSKCDYSLGEANGEEMFIFKIYFQKAYDNVHWGFLIEMLRQLGFPELWCLWVEGILNSACFGVYGWRVF, encoded by the exons ATGGAAGAGGTTTTATTATTAAAAGAAGAAATGGAAGGTATAGATGCCATTAGAGATAACTGTGATTTGTCTGAAGAGGAACTTTGGGTGTGGGATGAGACTCGAAGACGGTTGAAAGAGTTGCAAGATTTATTGGACAAAGATATACAGCAAAAAGCTAGATGCAAATGGGCGGCAGATGGGGAtgataacacaaaattttttcaTGGATTGATTAATAAAAGAAAGGCTTCTAACAGTATACCGGGATTGACGATTAATGGATATTGGGAAACGAGACCGTCTAAAGTCAAAAAAGAGGTATTTCGTTTTTTCAAGGAAAAATACGTTGAGGATATGCCGAGTAGACCAAAATTGAGAGGTTATAATTTAAAGAGATTGTCTGAAGACGAAGCGGCTTCATTAGTCGCTCCTTTTTCTGATACTGAAGTTAAGCAGGCATTGTTTGGGTGTGGAAGTGACAAGGCTCCAGGGCCCGATG GTAATATTAGCCGAGGAGTGGGTTCGTCATTTATAACACTCATTCCCAAATCTTCGACTCCGTCTGGCTTAGGAGATTACCGTCCGATTACTCTTATTGGTGTTACCAGTAAG TGTGATTATAGCTTGGGCGAAGCAAATGGGGAAGAGATGttcatttttaaaatatattttcaaaagGCGTATGACAATGTTCATTGGGGTTTCCTTATTGAGATGCTTCGTCAGTTGGGTTTTCCTGAGCTTTGGTGTTTATGGGTGGAGGGTATTCTAAATTCAGCGTGCTTTGGTGTTTATGGGTGGAGGGTATTCTAA